One Vitis vinifera cultivar Pinot Noir 40024 chromosome 8, ASM3070453v1 genomic window carries:
- the LOC100261649 gene encoding probable E3 ubiquitin-protein ligase BAH1-like isoform X1 — MKFGETFMEYLHGEQESFLDKFSHVEYKRLKKVLKTCRSLHGSYGADEQEDENSDALSRLCRYESCPLCDKIFFSELMKEASDIAGCFSSRVRHLLHLHIATGMQRYVLLLRQCFKNDRQTIAEEGRMLIDYVTMNAIAIRKILKKYDKVHSSVNGRDFKRKMQAKHIELLQSPWLIELGAFYLNFNESDEEESCKISCQFSCDLSTTEPVMTLRLPDSMKLECNLTCSICLDTLFNPHALSCGHLFCKSCACSAASVMIFQGLKAASPESKCPICREAGVYSNAVEMLELDLLLKRRCREYWKERLIAERAEMVKQAKDYWDSQTKYVIGY, encoded by the exons atgaagtttggaGAGACTTTCATGGAGTATTTACATGGAGAGCAGGAGTCGTTTCTGGATAAATTCTCTCACGTTGAGTACAAGCGGCTGAAGAAGGTGCTGAAGACTTGCAGGTCCTTGCACGGCTCCTACGGTGCTGATGAGCAAGAAGATGAGAATAGTGACGCCCTGTCTCGGCTGTGTCGGTATGAATCTTGCCCAT TGTGTGATAAGATTTTCTTTTCTGAATTAATGAAGGAGGCATCAGATATCGCTGGATGCTTTAGTTCTAGAGTTAGACACCTCCTCCACCTTCATATTGCTACCGGAATGCAGAGATATGTGTTGCTCTTGCGACAATGTTTCAAAAATGATAGGCAAACAATTGCAGAGGAAGGCCGGATGTTGATCGACTATGTTACAATGAATGCAATTGCAATCCGGAAAATCCTTAAGAAATATGATAAA GTTCATAGCTCTGTCAATGGCAGGGATTTCAAACGGAAGATGCAGGCAAAACATATTGAACTTTTGCAATCACCTTGGCTGATAGAATTAGGggctttttatttgaattttaatgagTCAGATGAGGAGGAGTCCTGTAAGATTTCCTGTCAATTTTCCTGTGATCTCAGCACCACTGAACCTGTAATGACATTGAGGCTTCCAGATTCCATGAAGCTGGAGTGTAATCTGACTTGTTCTATTTGCTTG GATACTCTTTTTAACCCACATGCTTTGAGTTGCGGTCATCTCTTTTGCAAGTCTTGTGCTTGTTCAGCTGCTTCAGTGATGATCTTCCAAGGCCTCAAGGCTGCAAGTCCAGAGTCAAAGTGTCCTATCTGCAGAGAG GCTGGAGTATATTCTAATGCAGTGGAAATGCTAGAACTTGATTTGCTCTTGAAAAGAAG ATGCAGAGAGTACTGGAAAGAGAGGCTAATTGCTGAACGTGCTGAGATGGTGAAGCAAGCCAAGGACTACTGGGATTCACAAACAAAG
- the LOC100261649 gene encoding probable E3 ubiquitin-protein ligase BAH1-like 1 isoform X3 — translation MSKKMRIVTPCLGCVGMNLAHEASDIAGCFSSRVRHLLHLHIATGMQRYVLLLRQCFKNDRQTIAEEGRMLIDYVTMNAIAIRKILKKYDKVHSSVNGRDFKRKMQAKHIELLQSPWLIELGAFYLNFNESDEEESCKISCQFSCDLSTTEPVMTLRLPDSMKLECNLTCSICLDTLFNPHALSCGHLFCKSCACSAASVMIFQGLKAASPESKCPICREAGVYSNAVEMLELDLLLKRRCREYWKERLIAERAEMVKQAKDYWDSQTKYVIGY, via the exons ATGAGCAAGAAGATGAGAATAGTGACGCCCTGTCTCGGCTGTGTCGGTATGAATCTTGCCCAT GAGGCATCAGATATCGCTGGATGCTTTAGTTCTAGAGTTAGACACCTCCTCCACCTTCATATTGCTACCGGAATGCAGAGATATGTGTTGCTCTTGCGACAATGTTTCAAAAATGATAGGCAAACAATTGCAGAGGAAGGCCGGATGTTGATCGACTATGTTACAATGAATGCAATTGCAATCCGGAAAATCCTTAAGAAATATGATAAA GTTCATAGCTCTGTCAATGGCAGGGATTTCAAACGGAAGATGCAGGCAAAACATATTGAACTTTTGCAATCACCTTGGCTGATAGAATTAGGggctttttatttgaattttaatgagTCAGATGAGGAGGAGTCCTGTAAGATTTCCTGTCAATTTTCCTGTGATCTCAGCACCACTGAACCTGTAATGACATTGAGGCTTCCAGATTCCATGAAGCTGGAGTGTAATCTGACTTGTTCTATTTGCTTG GATACTCTTTTTAACCCACATGCTTTGAGTTGCGGTCATCTCTTTTGCAAGTCTTGTGCTTGTTCAGCTGCTTCAGTGATGATCTTCCAAGGCCTCAAGGCTGCAAGTCCAGAGTCAAAGTGTCCTATCTGCAGAGAG GCTGGAGTATATTCTAATGCAGTGGAAATGCTAGAACTTGATTTGCTCTTGAAAAGAAG ATGCAGAGAGTACTGGAAAGAGAGGCTAATTGCTGAACGTGCTGAGATGGTGAAGCAAGCCAAGGACTACTGGGATTCACAAACAAAG
- the LOC100261649 gene encoding probable E3 ubiquitin-protein ligase BAH1-like 1 isoform X2, whose amino-acid sequence MSKKMRIVTPCLGCVVCDKIFFSELMKEASDIAGCFSSRVRHLLHLHIATGMQRYVLLLRQCFKNDRQTIAEEGRMLIDYVTMNAIAIRKILKKYDKVHSSVNGRDFKRKMQAKHIELLQSPWLIELGAFYLNFNESDEEESCKISCQFSCDLSTTEPVMTLRLPDSMKLECNLTCSICLDTLFNPHALSCGHLFCKSCACSAASVMIFQGLKAASPESKCPICREAGVYSNAVEMLELDLLLKRRCREYWKERLIAERAEMVKQAKDYWDSQTKYVIGY is encoded by the exons ATGAGCAAGAAGATGAGAATAGTGACGCCCTGTCTCGGCTGTGTCG TGTGTGATAAGATTTTCTTTTCTGAATTAATGAAGGAGGCATCAGATATCGCTGGATGCTTTAGTTCTAGAGTTAGACACCTCCTCCACCTTCATATTGCTACCGGAATGCAGAGATATGTGTTGCTCTTGCGACAATGTTTCAAAAATGATAGGCAAACAATTGCAGAGGAAGGCCGGATGTTGATCGACTATGTTACAATGAATGCAATTGCAATCCGGAAAATCCTTAAGAAATATGATAAA GTTCATAGCTCTGTCAATGGCAGGGATTTCAAACGGAAGATGCAGGCAAAACATATTGAACTTTTGCAATCACCTTGGCTGATAGAATTAGGggctttttatttgaattttaatgagTCAGATGAGGAGGAGTCCTGTAAGATTTCCTGTCAATTTTCCTGTGATCTCAGCACCACTGAACCTGTAATGACATTGAGGCTTCCAGATTCCATGAAGCTGGAGTGTAATCTGACTTGTTCTATTTGCTTG GATACTCTTTTTAACCCACATGCTTTGAGTTGCGGTCATCTCTTTTGCAAGTCTTGTGCTTGTTCAGCTGCTTCAGTGATGATCTTCCAAGGCCTCAAGGCTGCAAGTCCAGAGTCAAAGTGTCCTATCTGCAGAGAG GCTGGAGTATATTCTAATGCAGTGGAAATGCTAGAACTTGATTTGCTCTTGAAAAGAAG ATGCAGAGAGTACTGGAAAGAGAGGCTAATTGCTGAACGTGCTGAGATGGTGAAGCAAGCCAAGGACTACTGGGATTCACAAACAAAG